From the Methanobacterium sp. CWC-01 genome, the window TAAACTAGTATGGGGAGCTAAAGGCCTTTAAAAGCATATTTATATGTATATTCTGGTTTAAACCGCCTGGTAATTCGTGCCCTTTAGATTCTCTGTTATTCCATTAATATCAACGTTTTAGAATAATATAAGAGCAATTATGTGAATTAGGGTCAAAAATTGGGTGAAAAGATGCTTGAAAACCTCAAAAAATCATTAATTGAGTCCCCTATTGTTAAAAAAGGTGATTATAACTACTTCGTACATCCAATTACCGATGGAATTCCTTTAACTGAACCAGAATTACTGGAAGAAGTTGCAGAAGCTACTTCAAGGATTATAAGTTTTCCATTGGACAAGATAGTCTGTGTGGAGGCTATGGGGATCCACCTGGCCACTGCTCTGTCAATTAAAACCAGGATTCCATTTGTAGTAGTTAGAAAACGTCGTTACAATTTGGATGGAGAAGTAGCTGTCCATCAAATGACGGGTTACAGTGAAGGGGAGCTTTACATCAATGGTTTAACCAAAGGCGACCGGGTAATGTTAATAGATGATGTGGTAAGTACTGGTGGTACCATGACTGCGGTGTTGAAAGCCCTTCAGAATATGGGGCTGGAAGTAGTTGACGTGGTGGCTGTCATTGAAAAAGGAAGCGGAAAAGAGAAAGTAGAGGCTGAAACTGGATTGGAAGTTAAAACTTTAGTTAAAGTCGATGTCCGGGATGGCCGAGTTTTAATTATATGAAATTGAAGATATAATGGCAAAAAACTCCGTTAGGAACTAAAATGCTAAATTATCAGCTGGAAGAAGAGGAAACAGTCGCTAAAATACGTGGATTAAATGCAAAGATGGTAGGATTGCAGTTTCCCGATGGATTGCGGGTGCATGCTACTAGATTAGCCCGAAAAATAGAAAAAGAAACGGGTGCCACCACCCTGATATCTGGGGATGCCTGTTATGGGGCCTGTGATCTATCCGACCGTTCCATGGAAGGTCTGGTGGATTTGTTGATTCACTGGGGGCATACTCCCCTACCCTTGGATTACAGGATCCCAGTTTTATTTGTGGAAGCTTATTCCACAGTTGAAGTATTCGAATCGGCAAAAGAGGCTCTTAAACTCCTTGACGATTATCAAACCATTGGTTTGGTGACCACCACCCAGCATCTTTATTTATTGGATGATTTAGCTAATTTTCTAGAGGAAAATGGTAAAAATGTTCAGATGGGGCCTGGTAAAGGAACTGTGCACGGACAGGTGCTGGGATGTAACTTTTCTTCGGCTCGTGGCCTTTCGGTGGATGCCTTCCTTTATATAGGAAGTGGAAACTTCCACCCTCTGGGTCTGAAATTATCCACCCATAAGCCGGTTATTATAGCTGATCCCTACATGAATGAGGCTAGAGAAATAGATGAATTCGCAGATAGAGTTCTTCGAAAGCGGTTTGCTAAAATTGCACTATGCATGGAAGCTAAACGATTTGGAATTTTAGTTTCATCAAAAGAAGGCCAAATGCGCCTGGAAATGGCCAAATCCTTAAAAAAATTGATTCAAGATCAGAACCGGGAGGCTTACCTCATACTCCTTGATAACATCACACCCGATCTTTTAATGGCTTTCCGGGATTTGAATGCCTTTGTAGTAACTGCCTGTCCTCGAATAGCCATCGATGATGACCAGATCTACGAAAAACCCTTAATAACTCCATATGAATTAGAAATTGCATTGGGTATAAAGGATTGGGGAGACTATCAGATAGATGAGATTATATATGAGTAAGAATGAAAGACTATGGAAGGAAACTTATTGGAGTTTAGCTGATCCTATATAAAGATAAAATCATATTGCCTAATCATTCCCATTGATGTGAATTGATTTCGATGAAATGATCGATGAAATAAATGAAAAAAACATAACTTAATACTTGAAACCGTCATATAATAAAATATAATAATACTTCTTGATTTACCTGATTGCTTATACAGATTTTATCCGTAAGCAGCATCCCCTATTATCTTAATCACATCATAAAATACGTATTAAGTCCGATTAACACGATAAAGTTTTATTAAGTACTGAATTTGTTAGACTTGTTTTAAATAAGAGGTGAATAGATGAAAGCCAAATCTGGAGATTTTGTTCTCCCTGGTGACGCTTTAGGTGTCACTGAGGAGTTTCTCCCATCGGAATGGACCTATGAAGAAGAAGGTAAAATTCGGTCTTTGGTGGCAGGAACAGTATACATAGACCAAAAAAATAAAAAAATTTCCATAATACCCAAAACTAAATCCCCTGCCATTCTCAGTAGAGGAGCGGTCATTTTGGGACAGATAAAAGATGTACGTGGTCAAAGGGCCATGGTGGAAATAGAAGGAATCAAAGACACCAACAGGAGCCTTCCAATATCCTGTGTGGGTGGTA encodes:
- the hpt gene encoding hypoxanthine/guanine phosphoribosyltransferase gives rise to the protein MLENLKKSLIESPIVKKGDYNYFVHPITDGIPLTEPELLEEVAEATSRIISFPLDKIVCVEAMGIHLATALSIKTRIPFVVVRKRRYNLDGEVAVHQMTGYSEGELYINGLTKGDRVMLIDDVVSTGGTMTAVLKALQNMGLEVVDVVAVIEKGSGKEKVEAETGLEVKTLVKVDVRDGRVLII
- the dph2 gene encoding diphthamide biosynthesis enzyme Dph2 yields the protein MLNYQLEEEETVAKIRGLNAKMVGLQFPDGLRVHATRLARKIEKETGATTLISGDACYGACDLSDRSMEGLVDLLIHWGHTPLPLDYRIPVLFVEAYSTVEVFESAKEALKLLDDYQTIGLVTTTQHLYLLDDLANFLEENGKNVQMGPGKGTVHGQVLGCNFSSARGLSVDAFLYIGSGNFHPLGLKLSTHKPVIIADPYMNEAREIDEFADRVLRKRFAKIALCMEAKRFGILVSSKEGQMRLEMAKSLKKLIQDQNREAYLILLDNITPDLLMAFRDLNAFVVTACPRIAIDDDQIYEKPLITPYELEIALGIKDWGDYQIDEIIYE
- a CDS encoding exosome complex RNA-binding protein Csl4, with translation MKAKSGDFVLPGDALGVTEEFLPSEWTYEEEGKIRSLVAGTVYIDQKNKKISIIPKTKSPAILSRGAVILGQIKDVRGQRAMVEIEGIKDTNRSLPISCVGGIHISQAQKGYVDKLTDDFRIGDLIEAKVTKVLGIDNADLTTAEEELGVLKAMCTKCRYFMNKIGKNQVKCPNCGNKETRKLSSKYEG